Sequence from the Chrysemys picta bellii isolate R12L10 chromosome 23, ASM1138683v2, whole genome shotgun sequence genome:
CACGAACAGCAAAGCGACCTGCCCGAGGAGAGGAGCATTAGGTGGTGGTTCTCTTTTGCCCATTGAGCCTATGGGGCTTTTTCCGACACAGGTTGCCACTGAGCTAGAGTAAAGAATTGTCGGCACTCAGCTCTGGGACAGGAATAGAGAGAGTTTTCCGCTACAGCAGGGCCTAGTCTAGCCTCTGATGATTTAGCCccaggttcggggggggggggggggacggacatatgctaagaacagccatactgggtcagaccaagggtccatctagatcagtatcctgtcttctgacaacacccaatgccaggtgcctcggagggaatgaacagaacaggcaatcaaatgatccatcccctatcgcccattcccagcttctggcaaacagaggctagggacaccatccctgcccaccctggctaatatcATAGAGGAtcagtccatcaatggttatcgagttcttttttgaactctgttatagtcttggccttcacaacaccctctggcaaaagagttctacaggttgactgtgtgctgggggggggggggggtgagaaaagAAATAAACCCACAAACCCCACACATGCTTTTTTGTTTTAACCTGCTGTCtatcaatttcatttggtgaccccccagttcttgtgttatgctgGTTTTCCCAACAGATTCCCACGAAGTCAGAGGCCAGCACTTTTACTGGCTGCTATTGTTTCCTGCAGAGCCAGGACCCAGGTCAGTTCAAGTAGATTAGACACTAGCAATAGTCAGTGGCCTGTGATCTAGATTGGTCATAGCAAGTTAGTTACCTGGTTCTAAGGCAGATGTACCAGTGCTAGAGGGCAGTACCTACTTTACCCCATCCATTATAGTCTTACCAAGAGGTGGGTACTCCGAGAAGCTCTCCACACACATGGGTTTGCCAGGAATCATCTGCACAATGGCAGCATCCCCGGACTTCAGTGCCTTGGGATGGTCCTCCAGCTTCTTGCCAGACCTGCGGTCGATCTTCTCCTTCAGCTCCGCAAACTTGCAGGCGATGTGAGCAGTGTGGCAATCCAGCACTGGGGAGTAGCCAGCGGCGATCTTGCCCGGGTGGTTCAGGATGATGACCTGCATGGGAGGAGATGGTTAGGAAGCCTGAATGAGCAGCAGAACATTCTCCTGCTTATTTGTTCTTGGGGAAGCCCTTAGATCCCTGCATAGCCCTCCCATCAGGATTAAGCTTTTTAGAAGCCATCTTAGAATCTGGTGTAGTTAAGTGACAGGACCAATTCACCTTGATTTTTGCAGGCCTAGTTCTGTTGGCACAGGCACCATCTAGCCTCCCAGGGCTGAGAAGAATATCCACCTTGCCTAGTGGTAGCAAACTTGAACTGTGAGAAGCTTGGCCCTGTCCAGAAAAGGTTACAGTCCACCTGGTACAATTGGAGAGGAATAGataaaaagctaatgcggtcttgggatgcattaggtgaggtatttccagtagagataaggaagtgttagtactgttctacaaggtactggtgagacctcatctggaataccgtgtgcagttctggtctcccatgtttaagaaggatgaattcaaactggaacaagtacagagaagggctactaggatgatctgaggaacggaaaacctgtcttatgaaaggaaactcaaggagcttggcttgtttagcctaagctAAAGAAGGCAGattttatatagatatagatctcatatcagagggataaataccagggagggagaggaattatttaagctcagtacaaATGTGGATacaacaaatgggtataaactggccatcaggaagttttgacttgaaattagatgaaggtttcacTCCTCTGGTGGTTCGAAGTtctgaacagccttccaagggaagccgtgggggcaaaagacatatcttgCTTCAAgtctaagtttatggaggggatggtatgatggaatagcctaattttggcaattaattgattgAACTTTGTCTATTAGCTGTAAATATGACCAGTGGCCTGGGATGGGATCccagttactacagagaattctttcctgggtgcctGGCTGGCGAGTCTTGCCCatgtgctcagggtttagctgatcaccatatttggtgtcaggaaggaattttcttctagggcagattggcagaggccctgaggggtttttgccttcctctgcagcgtagggcacgggtcacttgctggaggattctctgcaccttgaagtctttaaaccatgttttgaggacttcagtagctcagacataggttaggcgtttgttgcaggcagggccggctccaggcaccagcctggcaagcaggtgcttggggcaacTGCTCCGGacaggggcagcacgtccaggtatgcggcggcaatttggcggacggtccctcactcccgcttggagtgaaggacctcccacaaaattgccgctgcagatcgcgactttttttggctgcttggggcagccaaaaccctggagccggccctggttgcaggagtgggtgggtgagattgtgtcctgcgttgtgcaggagatcagactagacgatcatattggtcccttcggaccttaaagtctatgggtcCTACAGTAACCGTTCTTAACATGACCAGCTGTCACAGCAGGCCTTCTCCGGGTGTCTCTCTCAAAGCAATCTGTTTGTTAGGGGTAGCCACCATGCAGAGAACAGTAGAGGGAGAGCAGTTTCCAGTAATAGCTCTAGCCAACTTCAGATGGTTCTTGGACTATTTTTTAGCAGCTACAGGTAGAAAGCCATTGTTCAGAAGCCTCCTGCCATGAAGGTGTGCTGGCACTACAAGACTAATGGCACCAATGATATAGTGGCAAAATGGATATggggtgggaaggagaagagctagTGGTTATGTGGTTACTGGTGCAAGGTCCTGCAGGGCAGGGTGGAAGAGAATAAACTTAGGGGCAAGAGAtacacaaaaccaaaccaaaccacccaCCTTCCCTTTTCAGTTCACAGGAAAAGGGGGCAGGGGGATTAGCCCCAGACTTGCTAATTTGACCCAAGGGTATGGCACCAATTACTCTTGTGCAGGCTGGGAGAGCAGTTTGTCCTCCATGCAGACACCTCCATGCGAATAGAGTGGCTGAAGCAATTGTACAGGCATATGGTAGCCTTGGAAAGCTCAGTGCTTCTTTGCAGACTGGCCCAGCATGAGATACAGCCTCCTATGGCCTTCCACCCAGGACTGACTCCAAATCACTCAAGTCCTGttgttttcacatccctgacctgAGAGGTGAAGCTGCCGGCCTCCATGGGAGGGTCGTTCTTGCTGTCTCCAGCCACGTTCCCACGCCGGATGTCTTTCACAGACACGTTCTTCACGTTGAAGCCAATGTTGTCACCCGGCAGCGCCTCTGCCAGAGCCTCATGGTGCATTTCCACCGACTTCACCTCCGTGGTAATGTTGGTGGGGGCAAAAGTCACAACCATGCCGGCCTTCATGAAGCCAGTCTCCACACGGCCTACTGGGACCGTTCCGATTCCTGGGGAACAGAGACAGTGGCATCAGTTGGGTGGCCTAGACAAGGAGCTACCATGCCCGGTGAgcacctccctcccacactcaCCACCGATCTTGTAGACATCCTGCAAGGGCAGACGGAGTGGCTTGTTAATTGGGCGGGAAGGAGGGATAATGGAATCGAGAGCTTCCATGAGAGTGGTGCCTGCAGCATTCCCATCCTTCCTAGTGATCTTCCAGCCTTTGAACCAAGGCATCTACAACAGACAGGAGGCAGGACTGAAGCTAGGCAGGGCCTGAGAGTGCCAGGTGTCTCCTAGGAGGTATTTGTGCCCACCCCGCTCTAAACTGCCTCTcccagtggggggagagggggaggagaagagaaagtCTGGAAGTTAATATTGAATGTACCCTGAAGAAATAAAGCTATGTGAGCCCCCAGATCCCCACCATGCTCTACTTAGATCCCTGGCTGAAAGTGGGGTTCCCCCATCCATTCTCCCATGCCCATAGGTTCTGGGCAGCTTCCCCAGCCCATCATTCCATCCCGGCACTCAGATCTGGCCTCCATGAGGCATACAGAAACAGGTAGGCTACTCACATTGGCGCTGGCCTCCAGCATGTTGTCCCCATGCCAACCAGAGATGGGCACGAAAGCCACAGACGCTGGGTTGTAGCCGATCTTCTTGATGTAGGTGCTCACTTCCTTGGTGATCTCCTGGTAGCGCTTGCCACTGTAAGGGGGCTCCGTGGAGTCTATTTTGTTCACCCCAACAATGAGCTGCTTCACCCCCAGCGTGTAGGCCAGCAGGGCATGCTCCCGGGTCTGCCCGTTCTTAGAGATGCCAGCTTCAAACTCTCCCACCCCGGCCGCCACAATCAGCACCGCACAGTCAGCCTGGGGTAGGGAGGGGACACAGTATAAGACATGCCACAGATCTAGCTGCTTAGGCACCCCATCACCTTCAGCCTGATCAGGGCTAGTCCGTACCTGCGAGGTGCCGGTGATCATGTTCTTGATGAAGTCTCTGTGGCCAGGGGCATCGATGATGGTGATGTAGTACTTGGTGGTCTCGAACTTCCACAGGGAGATGTCAATGGTGATTCCACGCTCCCGCTCGGCCTTCAGCTTATCCAGCACCCAGGCGTATTTGAAGGATCCCTTGCCCATCTGTGAGGGAGGTGGCACCAGTTACACTAGGTGTTTAGGGGTGGGCACAAGTAGTCACTAGGGAACAGCTCCCATCTTCCCCTCAACATAAGATTGCTTTAACTGGGGTGCTGTTTACAAGTGGGATTCCAGTGGGTTTTAGAATGGCCATTAACAATTGTCATCAGACCCCTCCCCAGTCTACAGTCAACGATTCCATTGATAGTTATACAATTTGGTGGCAGGGGCCTTGCAAAAGGGAATGTTAGAGACACAGTCACCCTAAGTGTGTCTCTATCAGAATAGTTACACTGATGCAAGCTTCCTTAGTGTAGCCAGCGCCTTGGAGTGGCAGATGTGCTAGTGCACCCCAAAAACATGgcacccctcctcctccatccccaaactCAGAGGTTTAGATTTCATGGCTTTAAGAGTCACAACGTATGCAGTGACCGAGCCACACATCTGACAGCAACTCCACACAACCCCATAGTGTGAGTTAAAGGCACTCCTGAGCCAGTCTGCTTGGCACCATTGTCCCAACCTCAGCCGCCTCCTTTTCGAACTTCTCGATGGTTCTCTTGTCGATGCCCCCGCACTTATAGATGAGGTGCCCGGTGGTGGTGGATTTCCCGGAGTCCACATGGCCAATCACCACAATGTTGATGTGGATTTTCTCTTTCCCCATGGTGCTGGCTTCTATGACAGAGAGGGCTTtagacaggctccctgcccccacacagcccctctccccccaggaccATGCTCAGCTCTGTCCCACCCAGAGCCACCTCAAGCTAGTAAGGATGTAGGTTTATTGCCAAGTACAGGTTTAATTGGGGACCAGGTTTCTAACTGAACAAGGAAGGTAGAGTGAGCAGAGTTGCTGGGAGGTCACTGGTCCCCACAAACATAGGTACCAGAGGCAATTAGGCTAGGAGAGTTTTTGGTCACTGACCAGGCCACCTGAGCATTGTTGGCTACAAGACAGCTCCTGGAGGAAGTTgtatcacacacacacctctgaatGGTCACCctactactgtgtgtgtgtgtgtgggtattagaagcctatataagaaagagaccccaaaatcaggactgtccctataaaataggaacatctggtcaccctacccagcaGCAACCAGGCCCTCTGAACTGCCAAGTAGCCAGCACAGAATGCCATCTAGCAAGCAATCCTGCAAGAACAGTAGCCTCCTGTGACTGCCCTTCAGCCCAATTCACAGCACCTGCATCATTGTGGGAGGGCCCCTGTCTGAGCTCCGGGCAGTGCCAGTACAGGAGAGCtaagaggggaggggtgaagggaacaGCTGTAGTCCCTCACTCAGGAAGTCAATGAGCAGGTGTCAGGCCACAATTAGCCTGTTCCTAGCCCAGACGGGCTACTAGGTCTGGGAAGAAAGCACCCTCCTGCCAGAGGTATCCTAGCAGGtacttccctctccccacccacggGAGAGTGGAAATCGCCCATCTCTAGCCCGTGGAGGAGGGAAAAGCCCAGGATCCCAGGGGAGCTCAGAACTGGACATGGACAAGCCCAGCTATGagccccaagcacagcagagACACAACCCCTACAGGGCCGGTACTTACCTGAGTCACAGCCCAGGGAGAACAGCAGCTACGCTACTCAAGCGGCCCCTCCCAGTCCATTTAAACCTGGCCCGGGAGCGGGTACCAACCTGACCACGCCCCCTTCCGAATGCCCAGCACCAATCATTGACTCCGGGCTGGTTAGCTACGCCCCCTTGGAGCCACATGGAGAGAAACACGTGGAAGGGATAAACAAGGCAGATTAACAACACGTGGAAGGGATAAACAAGGCAGATCCCTCCCCTTCACCTACTGTCAGGGTGCTagggagccagcagggggccccgggtttggggaggggctgagaggTGAATAAACGATCAGCAGAGGGTTGAATACCAATTAACGGAGATAAAGGCTAATGGGAGTACAGTCAGGGCTGAAATCAACAGAGCCTGAACTCGTCTGTAAAGCCAGAGAAAGATACATAATGGGGTCTAATCAATATAGGGTAATAAAGAGAGAGGATGAGAAAATGAGGAAGAATAGTAAATAGctagggttatataaataaatacaaataaattataataataaagaatATTCCAGAATAATAACAGGCCAGTAAGGACTCAGATAGGTGAAGAAATCAACAGAGATAAATCAATAGAGAAAGAAGGAGAAAGAATGGGGTGTAATAAATAGCttcagaccctgatcctgcaaaaagcaacagagggtcctatggcacctttaagactaacagaagtattgggagcatctgttagtcttaaaggtgccacaggaccctctgttgctttttacagattcagactaacacagctccccctctgatacttgatcctgcaaactcatCCATGTATCCCAGAGGGcaccattgactttattgggtcTTCACAGGGGCCTGCCTATGCAGAGGGCCCCCCTATTTCCGTTTTTACTGATTTGAGAAGCCCCGTGAACCTGCTTCTGAAAGCTGTTCCCTAGGGGTGCTGGAGTGTCTGCTTGCATGGAGCAGCTTGCAGGGTCAAGGCCAGTGGGCTTCTTGTGAATAAGGGCTGCCGGACTGGGCCCTTTGACTTCAGGCCAGGGATTCTTTGTAGTGGCTTGGCATGTCTTTCCCATTCTACATATGCAAAGATCTATAAGTAGTTAGCCATGATCATAAATAAACTCAGACTAATAAAGGCTATAGAATAACAATAAACACATACATACCTAGGCTCAggttcacaaaggtatttaggtgcctcactccTAATAGCCATGAaccatctaaatacctttgaggatctgggccctaactCGCTGAGCTTTGTACTGTTCCTCCAAGCATGAGATCACTGCTAACACAGCCAGCTGCTGTTCCATGGGGCCTTCAGTTCTCCAGGGCCCTCAGCGGAGGTAGTGTAGTTTTCATGATCTTGGCAGGAAGTATGAAGGCCTCTGCTTCATGTAGGACCCAGTGTGATCTGAGGCTAGCTGTGAAAGAGACAGATACAGGGAAATTAAGTTTAGTCCCTTAGCACTAATTGTGTTAGGCAGAGTATCAgatgggtagccgtgttagtctgaatctgtaaaaagcaacagagggtcctgtggcacctttaagactaacagaagtactggagcataagctttcgtgggtgaatgcccccTTCATCAGACACTTTTTCATAGTCATTGGCAGACACATAACACTGAAATCAGTTGCCAAGCAGTGTTAGGAAACATACCATAGTGTTACTCCAGAGAACAGGCTTGCTTTATTACTGACCACTTATAACTGGCTCCAGAGGTGCTATTAGTTTGCAGCTATTTCCCCTTTGGCTAGACTTGTCACAGATTTTATACCAGCTCAGCAGAGAGGTGTGTGCTCTGTATATGGATAGGAAACCTTCTGTGAACACAGAGGTGCCGGTGTTCCAGTAGGGGGTGCTCTTCCCTTTAAGAAAGTACTAAAACAATCGCTAAATTGCCATCGTTAAACAAGTGGGGGCAAATGCTAGATATATTGCCACTTACAGTGCCTCATTTTGGACTGGGTGGTTGTGAGTTTGGGAGAAGTGATCCCATATGGAAAGAAAGAGAATGAGGGGCCTGGTTGGGCAAGTCACcgcttctctgtgcctcggtttccccatctgtaacactgGAATAAAGATATTGACCacctttttaaagtgctttgagatctatggatgaaaacttTCCCCCATTTTTaaccctggtgtcctggccaacTTCCAGTGTGGGTAAATATACTCTCAACTCTCCTGCCAGTTTCAGATAGAAACTTACTTTCCTAGCACATGGCACTTTCTGTAGACTATACAGCAGCACTTAGCCAATACATGGAGAAATACCAATATCTCATTAGAAGattgctgggaatgggcaacaggggatagatcacttgctgattccctgttctgttcattccctctggcgcacctggtattggccaatgtcggaagacaggatactgggctagatggacctttagtctgacccagtctggcctttcttatgttcttatgattttgCTAAGATGCTTGACATAAAAATgcctttgcccacccctgtcctggccTCACAACACCAGCTTGGCCACCCACAGGTCAAAACTGGAGCCACTGTGAGCAATACCAGGCAATACCAGGGGGTTGATTGCGGCCCAGGGCTCTTTCCCTGTAGGTTGGTGGTGTGACTCCAGCATTCCAGGAGTTCCTGAATTTTGTTACCATGGCCATTcagtggccagggccggctccagggttttggccgccccaagcagccaaaaaaaaaaaaaaaaagctgcgatcgcgatctgcggcggcaattcggtggaaggcCCTTCGCTCCGAgcgagagtgagggaccatccgccgaattgccaccgaatagctggacctgctgcctctgtccagagtggccgccccaagcaccagcttgccaagctggtgcctggagccggccctgtcagtggCTCATGTCAGACAAGTGGCTCGCTCCAGCCCCAGTGATCAGGTGTTGTTCAAGATGGGACCAAATCCCAATGTTTTATCTCTGTGAAGGGCAGAACCAGTGCTTGGACCCAAATATTCATAAATCTGGGCCTGTAGCCAAGTGCCATGAGGTTCAGATTTGGCCCATTATACAGAGATATTCTAGCAGCAATCTGAGCCTAGATCCAAGTCGGTACCAGGAGGCCGCTCCCAGGCCTAACTCAACAGAGTGACCCCCGAACACGGTCCTCTTTAGCAGCGCTTCAGGGGGTATCCCAAAGCCTGGAGTTGCTGGGGGAAGATtaatctcctctctctctctctctctctctctctctctctctctcacacacacacacacacacacacacacacgcacgcacgcacgcacgctCTGGCAATTGCTATACAGATTAGAGAGAGACATTGCAGGGGGGCTCCAGTGGTCTGCTTGAGAGAGACAGGGGAGAGTGGTTGCTAGTGGCAGTGGGGAAGCAAGAGAAGGGCTGATAAACTCTCTAATCACATCAAAGGGGGAGATCAGCTTCAAATAGAGCCCATTCCTTGCTTTTCACAACCCTGCATGCACCTCTCCCCACCACTCATGAACAAAGCCTTGTTAAAATGAACCAGCCCCTGCCCACTGTCACTTTGCAGGCACTCCCTGGCCAAGGAAGTGCTGTGGCTTTTAACCCCTTGGGTCATAAACCTGAAGCCGTTTAAATGAGATCTCCAAGCGTCACTGAGCAACATCCATGTGACGTGAATTCACTCCAATGTCTAGTCCAGCACCATCAACCACagtgcacagcccccctgccATTCTCCTCTCGGAGGCGGATTGGTGGGTGTGAGGAGTCATCTCTTCAGATCCCCCAACCCCACTCTTTGATTTGAAagtgaaggcagagctggggccagaagtgCAGCCCTCTGGAACCAGTGGCAAGACAGCTGAACTGTGCTGTTGCACAGGGCCCTCTGCATCCAAGGAGACACACGGCCAGCCCACATTGCCACTGACAGCGGGGGAAGTGAGGGGCCAGGTCAGAGATGGGGAGGAGACTGGCGAGGGCCCTGCATGTATCCTTTACCATATACCCCTGTAAAAATTAGGAGCAGAGATTGAAGTCCTGTTTATCTCCAGCACGGGCAGAACAATGGTCAGGCAAGCTTCCCCACACTTCAGGCTTGGCCTCTAGCCATCTATATTAGGCACTTGTATGGCTCCCATTTTTGTAGTATCTGAGAACTGCTGTCATGCCGTTGTACAGGCGGGGAACTGAGGCAGCGAGAAacgatgtgacttgcccaaggtcacaccggagttctgtggcagagcagggtctGGCGAATCCCAGGCACCCGATCATCTTTtcctctccatggcccattcagtcaTTGGCCCCTCTGAAGAGGGAGGAGGTGAACTGCGATACGGGTCCCTGTCTGCTGAGAAATGTACCGAGACCCCCGGACAGCACATTTCCCAGAACCCATTCCAAAGGCACTGTACAGCCACAAAGCTTATGtctgccactgccctgagccAGACTCAAACCACTGACCCAAAGGTTAGGTCCCACCCAGCTGGGATCTGAGATACTGTGAGGCAAAAAGAGGGTGTGTGTGCAGACGGGGGACTCGCAGCAGGGGGACGatgggggagagtgggggagacTGGCTAGGTAGCCTAATAGCGTAAACAATGGCGCAACAGTGGTTTAATATTGGCtagagaacccccccccccgcacaaaaCTAGGGCTTTGCTGTCCCCTGGGGAGGGACAAGGGGCAGTGCCGGGCTGAAATCCCCAAAATCAAATCGCTCATGGAACAGCCAGGCACTTACAGCTTTGCACCTTGCAGCCTGTCCACAGAAAAATGCATTAGGCAGGAATGTACTCACCCTGGAGCTGCACATTAGCGAGGTGACCAGCAGGGAAGGAGTTAACTCTGCTGCCACTTCTGGATGATGCTAGTTAGGTGAGAAAGTTCATACCCAGTGGAGGTGAATGGGGCATTTCACACTTCTCTGAGTGTCTTCCAAGACCTCTGGCTCAATCACAGGCTGAAGGGACCTTTGTTTAATTTGAAACTTGGATTCTCCAGAAAACATTGCGGGGGAGAAGACCTCAAAACTCCACGTGGAGATCCTGAAGCCTTAGGTTGTGGGGCGATCCTAGACACACATATTCCAGCATCTGCTCATttccagcccctgagccagcctttTCTCTCACGCCTCACTGCAGCGCTGGGAATAAAACAAATCTAAAAAGGAAACTAGGCtgaagaaatgaaataaaatttctTGCCGTTAATTCTTCCAGAGGCACAAtgtgctgggtgggaggggaaaggaatcGCTTCTGAAAAGTGTCAGTGTTCGGAGATTTTACTCTTGGTTTAGTCTGGTTGATTTTTTTGACCCGCTCGCCCAGTGTTCTGGGCTCATTCGCATGTAGGGCAATATGTTTAAGCCTGAATTCCTCAAGGACAGAGTCACTGAGTA
This genomic interval carries:
- the LOC101941949 gene encoding elongation factor 1-alpha 1-like isoform X2, which translates into the protein MGKEKIHINIVVIGHVDSGKSTTTGHLIYKCGGIDKRTIEKFEKEAAEMGKGSFKYAWVLDKLKAERERGITIDISLWKFETTKYYITIIDAPGHRDFIKNMITGTSQADCAVLIVAAGVGEFEAGISKNGQTREHALLAYTLGVKQLIVGVNKIDSTEPPYSGKRYQEITKEVSTYIKKIGYNPASVAFVPISGWHGDNMLEASANMPWFKGWKITRKDGNAAGTTLMEALDSIIPPSRPINKPLRLPLQDVYKIGGIGTVPVGRVETGFMKAGMVVTFAPTNITTEVKSVEMHHEALAEALPGDNIGFNVKNVSVKDIRRGNVAGDSKNDPPMEAGSFTSQVIILNHPGKIAAGYSPVLDCHTAHIACKFAELKEKIDRRSGKKLEDHPKALKSGDAAIVQMIPGKPMCVESFSEYPPLGRFAVRDMRQTVAVGVIKGVEKKASAAAKVTKSAVKASKK
- the LOC101941949 gene encoding elongation factor 1-alpha, oocyte form-like isoform X1; amino-acid sequence: MAFCAGYLAVQRAWLLLEASTMGKEKIHINIVVIGHVDSGKSTTTGHLIYKCGGIDKRTIEKFEKEAAEMGKGSFKYAWVLDKLKAERERGITIDISLWKFETTKYYITIIDAPGHRDFIKNMITGTSQADCAVLIVAAGVGEFEAGISKNGQTREHALLAYTLGVKQLIVGVNKIDSTEPPYSGKRYQEITKEVSTYIKKIGYNPASVAFVPISGWHGDNMLEASANMPWFKGWKITRKDGNAAGTTLMEALDSIIPPSRPINKPLRLPLQDVYKIGGIGTVPVGRVETGFMKAGMVVTFAPTNITTEVKSVEMHHEALAEALPGDNIGFNVKNVSVKDIRRGNVAGDSKNDPPMEAGSFTSQVIILNHPGKIAAGYSPVLDCHTAHIACKFAELKEKIDRRSGKKLEDHPKALKSGDAAIVQMIPGKPMCVESFSEYPPLGRFAVRDMRQTVAVGVIKGVEKKASAAAKVTKSAVKASKK